From one Parambassis ranga chromosome 5, fParRan2.1, whole genome shotgun sequence genomic stretch:
- the slc2a9l1 gene encoding solute carrier family 2 member 9, like 1, which translates to METLFQQLTRGKALFLIIVLGVGGSFQVGYHITGLSSPSPYIQRFINSSWYHRYGEPPSPQTITMIWSFIVSLYAVGGLFGAVSVKVISGLLGRKKAVIGNSFIAIVAAGIMVASKGAKSFEMIIVARILFGYSAGLGVSTHLMYLGEIAPRKIRGAVTLTSATFTSLGKLSGQFFGLSEILGHEDLWNIVLCVPVFFSMVQVVLLPFLPESPRYLFIEKGDDKACKKALQSLWGEGDYKQEMDEMSTEQAAIEVAPLRSPLQLLRDRTVRWQLITMSTVYCCNQLSGMSAISTFSFDIFLNAGIPKDKIRYVTLGLGVSEIITSIFCGVLIESTGRRPMFWGGYGVMSAIWVLFTVILNLKDPSYWVPYVAASLIFLFIIFFCGGPGGATATLSSELFIQSDRLAALVLMGLQRWFMFALLGLVFPFLIAALSSYCFILFACMSLLGCLYTFFLLPETKGKTMLEISEVFKAITVCGKSFLEEKRVETKL; encoded by the exons ATGGAAActttgtttcagcagctg aCGCGTGGAAAGGCCCTGTTCCTCATCATTGTTTTGGGAGTCGGTGGAAGCTTTCAGGTTGGCTACCATATCACTGGACTGAGTTCTCCCTCTCCG TACATACAACGCTTCATCAACAGCAGCTGGTACCACAGGTATGGAGAGCCCCCATCTCCACAGACCATCACCATGATCTGGTCTTTTATTGTCTCCTTGTACGCTGTCGGGGGACTCTTTGGAGCTGTCAGTGTTAAAGTTATCTCAGGCTTGCTAGGAAG AAAAAAGGCGGTGATTGGGAACAGCTTCATCGCCATTGTGGCAGCAGGGATCATGGTGGCTAGTAAAGGGGCCAAATCTTTTGAAATGATAATTGTGGCAAGGATCCTGTTTGGTTACTCAGCAG GTTTGGGAGTGAGTACCCATTTAATGTACCTTGGGGAAATTGCACCAAGAAAAATAAGAGGGGCAGTCACTCTGACCTCAGCAACCTTTACTTCACTTGGGAAATTGTCAGGACAGTTCTTTGGATTAAG tgagatCCTGGGTCATGAAGACCTGTGGAACATTGTcctctgtgtccctgtgtttTTCTCCATGGTTCAGGTTGTGCTGTTGCCTTTTCTTCCTGAATCTCCTAGATATTTATTCATAGAGAAAGGTGATGATAAGGCATGCAAAAAAG CTCTCCAGAGCTTGTGGGGTGAAGGTGACTacaaacaggaaatggatgAGATGTCGACTGAGCAGGCAGCCATTGAAGTAGCCCCACTGAGGAGCCCACTGCAGCTGCTTAGAGACAGGACTGTCCGATGGCAGCTTATTACCATGTCCACAGTCTACTGTTGTAATCAGCTGTCAGGCATGTCTGCG ATCAGTACCTTCTCTTTTGACATCTTTCTAAATGCAGGAATCCCGAAAGACAAGATTCGCTATGTGACTCTTGGTCTGGGAGTGTCTGAAATCATCACCTCTATATTCTGT GGTGTTCTGATTGAGTCCACAGGGAGAAGGCCAATGTTCTGGGGTGGCTATGGTGTCATGTCTGCTATTTGGGTGTTGTTCACAGTTATACTAAACCTGAAG GATCCAAGCTACTGGGTTCCATACGTTGCTGCTAGTTTGATTTttctcttcatcatcttcttctgtgGAGGACCAG GTGGGGCAACAGCCACACTCAGCAGTGAGCTCTTCATCCAGTCTGATCGACTGGCAGCTTTAGTCCTCATGGGGTTGCAGCGCTGGTTCATGTTTGCACTGCTGGGCCTCGTCTTTCCATTCCTCATT GCTGCTCTCAGCTCATACTGCTTTATTCTGTTTGCCTGTATGAGCCTGCTGGGTTGTCTTTACACCTTCTTTCTTCTGCCTGAGACGAAAGGCAAGACCATGCTGGAGATATCAGAGGTGTTTAAAGCCATCACTGTCTGTGGAAAATCCTTCTTGGAGGAAAAGAGAGTGGAGACCAAATTATAA